A single window of Jaculus jaculus isolate mJacJac1 chromosome 14, mJacJac1.mat.Y.cur, whole genome shotgun sequence DNA harbors:
- the Usp29 gene encoding ubiquitin carboxyl-terminal hydrolase 29: MAHLKIHGFVQIWSKKTSMAKLKRAVIEIVEGEKEVELVVSSQSRKNQWIFHLSNDASVVLRRRGKRLYHLHLTLKSSASLVVGKLSFTDAKQMKMFLDTFHQSRFPLMKPEGDRPGRSTRKVVNKTLLYIECDKAAYRFFRTSPLSKEKPLSVSNSPINPAEKEILKNRGEKRKTVFSSQDMNADILKEKDNPLPNKKLRRSHLQHESNKREKLLSLNLQEKHRDVNTVPSFNTNTSGYPNPGEIVPSFNTKANGYPNLGETVPSFNTNTSGYPNPGETVPSFNTNANGYPNPGETVPSFNTNTSGYPNPGETVPSFNTNANGYPTLGETVPSFNTNASGYPNPGETVPSFNTNTSGYPNPGETVPSFNTKANGYPNLGETVPSFNTNANGYPNRGETVPSFNTNANGYPNPGETVPSFNTKANGYPNLGETVPSFNTNANGYPNRGETVPSFNTKANGYPNPGETVPSFNTNANGYPNPGETVPSFNTNANGYPNPGETVPSFNTNANGYPNPGETVPSFNTKANGYPNLGETVPSFNTNANGYPNPGETVPSFNTNTSGYPNPGETVPSFNTNANGYPTLGETVPSFNTNLNGYANLGETVPSFNTNASGYPNPGETVPSFNTNASGYPNLGETVPLLNTKANGYPNPGETVPSFNTNTSGYPNPGETVPSFNTNINGYPNLGETVPSFNTNINGYPNPGETVPSFSSIDSPLELEHSQENPCFNQNSVLLDTDPKTPREGFPNLGNTCYMNAVLQSLFAIPSLANDLFTQGIPWENMSNNLIVPFSLLFAFKDISEANTKSMLLLNIKHSISDIAAIFCGDGQHDAHEFLGQCLDQLKEDMKTLNTTWPAKMETQRENSRAHLCAGDAATKVFMCPIVTNFELELQVSIVCRACGQAAMKTELNNYLSINLDCEQRALPLSLQDYFDLFFIPEVVECHCEKCESKSSVFRYKFRRLPRVLIVHLKRYSINEEWLLVKNYQQVKISKYLSLSSHCDEHTKPPLPLESKVSDEGHNVLKAPEMFGSSEPSMKRTTESNDSVVLHTRPDEGGEVQIFQGACEGARNVWQPQSGVESRSKLELVNTENEMLLENKLWAIGSMVNERDTFLPMICQLFGIPYPDSTQYDLQQVPEYPDLKNHEERNPAGESDPASTQLWEDNPTENKMLGGFQPQGVGTGLYQNSAMGNNKEILHPSPPPRVSQLDAQEDPMRGLGRSRGLRSLLTEGSDHSAGRDTTVAEGSEAESEEGPVELRTYRLISVISHIGDSSEGHYVSDVYDFQKQAWFLYNDMSVSEIPEAMVQKLRLGDGYIFFYMHNEIFETLLGEAQSSQLGAT; encoded by the exons ATGGCTCATCTAAAAATACACGGTTTTGTGCAAATCTGGAGCAAAAAGACTAGTATGGCAAAACTGAAAAGAGCGGTAATTGAAATagtggaaggagaaaaggaagttgAACTGGTAGTTTCTTCCCAATCTAGAAAAAACCAATGGATTTTTCATCTGAGTAATGATGCAAGTGTGGTTCTTAGACGTCGTGGAAAAAGACTCTATCACCTGCATTTAACATTGAAAAGCAGTGCCTCCTTAGTTGTGGGTAAGTTATCTTTCACAGATGCCAAACAGATGAAGATGTTCCTGGATACATTTCATCAAAGCAGATTTCCACTCATGAAGCCTGAGGGTGACCGGCCTGGCAGAAGTACCCGGAAAGTCGTGAACAAAACTCTGCTTTACATAGAGTGTGACAAGGCAGCTTATCGATTCTTCAGGACCTCACCTCTCTCTAAGGAGAAGCCCTTGTCGGTGTCAAATTCACCCATCAATCCTGCTGAGAAAGAGATATTAAAAAACCGaggtgagaaaagaaaaacagtattttCTAGCCAAGACATGAATGCAGATATcctgaaagaaaaagataacccTCTGCCAAACAAGAAACTTAGAAGATCTCACTTGCAGCATGAGAGCAATAAAAGAGAGAAGTTGTTGAGCTTAAACCTTCAAGAGAAACATAGAGATGTGAACACTGTCCCTTCATTCAATACCAACACTAGTGGATATCCTAACCCGGGTGAGATTGTCCCTTCATTCAATACCAAGGCTAATGGATATCCTAACCTGGGTGAGACTGTCCCTTCATTCAATACCAACACTAGTGGATATCCTAACCCAGGTGAGACTGTCCCTTCATTCAATACCAACGCTAATGGATATCCTAACCCGGGTGAGACTGTCCCTTCATTCAATACCAACACTAGTGGATATCCTAACCCGGGTGAGACTGTCCCTTCATTCAATACCAATGCTAATGGATATCCTACCCTGGGTGAGACTGTCCCTTCATTCAATACCAACGCTAGTGGATATCCTAACCCGGGTGAGACTGTCCCTTCattcaataccaacacaagtgGATATCCTAACCCGGGTGAGACTGTCCCTTCATTCAATACCAAGGCTAATGGATATCCTAACCTGGGTGAGACTGTCCCTTCATTCAATACCAATGCTAATGGATATCCTAACCGGGGTGAGACTGTCCCTTCATTCAATACCAATGCTAATGGATATCCTAACCCGGGTGAGACCGTCCCTTCATTCAATACCAAGGCTAATGGATATCCTAACCTGGGTGAGACTGTCCCTTCATTCAATACCAATGCTAATGGATATCCTAACCGGGGTGAGACTGTCCCTTCATTCAATACCAAGGCTAATGGATATCCTAACCCGGGTGAGACTGTCCCTTCATTCAATACCAATGCTAATGGATATCCTAACCCGGGTGAGACTGTCCCTTCATTCAATACCAATGCTAATGGATATCCTAACCCGGGTGAGACTGTCCCTTCATTCAATACCAATGCTAATGGATATCCTAACCCGGGTGAGACTGTCCCTTCATTCAATACCAAGGCTAATGGATATCCTAACCTGGGTGAGACTGTCCCTTCATTCAATACCAATGCTAATGGATATCCTAACCCGGGTGAGACTGTCCCTTCattcaataccaacacaagtgGATATCCTAACCCGGGTGAGACTGTCCCTTCATTCAATACCAATGCTAATGGATATCCTACCCTGGGTGAGACTGTCCCTTCATTCAATACCAACCTTAATGGATATGCTAACCTGGGTGAGACTGTCCCTTCATTCAATACCAACGCTAGTGGATATCCTAACCCGGGTGAGACTGTCCCTTCATTCAATACCAACGCTAGTGGATATCCTAACCTGGGTGAGACTGTCCCTTTATTGAATACCAAGGCTAATGGATATCCTAACCCGGGTGAGACTGTCCCTTCATTCAATACCAACACTAGTGGATATCCTAACCCGGGTGAGACTGTCCCTTCATTCAATACCAACATTAATGGATATCCTAACCTGGGTGAGACTGTCCCTTCATTCAATACCAACATTAATGGATATCCTAACCCGGGTGAGACTGTCCCTTCATTCAGCAGTATTGATTCTCCATTGGAATTGGAGCATAGCCAGGAAAATCCATGTTTTAATCAAAACTCTGTTCTTCTGGACACTGATCCAAAGACACCACGTGAAGGCTTCCCCAACTTGGGAAACACCTGTTACATGAATGCCGTCTTACAATCGCTCTTTGCAATTCCATCACTTGCTAATGATTTATTCACTCAAGGCATCCCATGGGAGAATATGTCCAATAATCTGATTGTCCCTTTCAGCCTGCTGTTTGCCTTTAAAGATATTTCTGAGGCAAACACCAAGAGCATGTTACTTCTAAATATTAAACATTCCATTTCGGACATTGCGGCCATATTCTGTGGAGACGGGCAGCATGATGCTCATGAGTTTTTAGGTCAGTGTTTAGATCAGCTGAAAGAAGACATGAAGACCCTCAACACTACTTGGCCAGCCAAGATGGAAACCCAGCGTGAAAATTCACGTGCACACCTGTGTGCTGGTGATGCTGCCACCAAAGTGTTCATGTGTCCCATTGTTACGAATTTTGAGCTTGAGTTACAGGTCTCAATTGTCTGTAGAGCTTGTGGGCAGGCTGCCATGAAGACAGAGCTGAATAATTATCTCTCCATCAACCTAGACTGCGAACAAAGAGCACTTCCTCTGTCCCTCCAGGattattttgatcttttctttaTACCAGAAGTTGTTGAGTGTCACTGTGAGAAATGTGAGAGCAAGAGCTCTGTCTTCAGGTACAAGTTCCGCAGGCTCCCCAGGGTGCTCATTGTGCATCTGAAGCGCTACAGCATTAATGAAGAGTGGTTGCTAGTGAAGAATTATCAGCAAGTTAAAATTTCCAAGTACTTGAGTTTATCTTCCCATTGTGATGAGCACACTAAGCCACCACTTCCTTTGGAAAGTAAGGTATCTGATGAGGGTCACAATGTCCTCAAGGCCCCTGAGATGTTTGGCTCCTCAGAACCATCTATGAAACGAACCACAGAATCCAATGATTCTGTGGTTCTACACACTAGACCAGATGAGGGTGGTGAAGTACAGATATTCCAGGGGGCATGCGAAGGGGCAAGGAATGTGTGGCAGCCGCAGAGTGGTGTAGAAAGTCGTTCAAAACTGGAGCTAGTCAACACAGAAAATGAGATGCTCCTTGAAAATAAGCTGTGGGCCATTGGCTCAATGGTGAATGAGAGAGACACCTTCCTTCCTATGATCTGTCAACTTTTCGGCATCCCATATCCAGATTCCACACAGTATGATCTCCAACAGGTACCTGAATATCCAGACCTTAAGAACCACGAGGAAAGGAATCCAGCTGGAGAGTCTGATCCCGCTTCTACCCAGCTTTGGGAAGATAACCCAACAGAAAACAAGATGCTAGGAGGATTTCAACCCCAAGGAGTGGGTACAGGGCTCTACCAGAACAGTGCAATGGGAAACAACAAGGAAATCCTTCATCCTTCGCCACCTCCCAGGGTTAGCCAGTTGGATGCTCAGGAAGACCCCATGAGGGGCCTGGGTAGATCCCGGGGACTGCGCTCCCTTCTGACAGAGGGCTCTGACCACAGTGCTGGCAGGGACACCACTGTGGCGGAGGGCAGTGAGGCAGAGTCCGAGGAGGGGCCCGTGGAGCTTCGCACCTACAGGCTCATCAGTGTCATCAGCCATATTGGGGACTCCAGTGAGGGCCATTACGTCAGTGACGTGTACGACTTCCAAAAGCAAGCGTGGTTCTTGTACAATGATATGTCTGTGTCAGAAATTCCAGAGGCCATGGTACAGAAGCTGAGGCTCGGTgatggctacatttttttttacatgcacAATGAGATTTTTGAGACACTGTTGGGAGAAGCA cagagcagtcagcttggggctaca
- the Zim3 gene encoding LOW QUALITY PROTEIN: zinc finger imprinted 3 (The sequence of the model RefSeq protein was modified relative to this genomic sequence to represent the inferred CDS: deleted 2 bases in 1 codon), translated as MSDFQGQVSFEDITVNFTQEEWQRLKPNQRKLYEDVMLENYRNLVSVSAEKDQDAERQVRRPLHVEESLKRGMVLIHKESLTKQEGTEHEEKFLLNSVGAPSGFGFSECDLSGRHLSHSLDVKCCVRDNLHEYQFGNLDDLFKFMKMKFECQTCGKLLSSKLRLERHLRTHSSERSFRCEKCGKAFRKGWHLNKHRKIHEERKLYHCDECGKTYKQKTNLTQHQKMHTKERPYKCETCEKTFFWVSSLSNHKKIHKEEKGYECNVCGKSFKQSSTFSQHKHIHLQHRRYRCKDCTKAFICKASLVKHQRIHTGEKPYRCRICEKAFSQRANAVDHEKIHAGVRAYECDLCGKSFVQKSNLAQHKKTHTGTKQHECDRCGKAFFLKSNLQVHQKIHTGERAYTCNECEKSFRRKIHLEVHAKTHAEKKLYRSSECRKALTDKSCLFRHQERIHKR; from the exons GGACAAGTGTCCTTTGAGGACATCACTGTGAACTTCACCCAAGAGGAGTGGCAGAGGCTGAAGCCCAACCAGAGAAAACTGTATGaggatgtgatgctggagaactaccGGAACCTGGTCTCCGTCTCCGCGG AAAAAGACCAGGATGCTGAAAGACAGGTCAGGAGGCCTTTGCACGTGGAGGAGAGTCTCAAGAGAGGCATGGTGTTAATCCACAAGGAATCACTGACTAAGCAAGAAGGCACCGAACACGAAGAAAAGTTCCTACTGAACAGTGTCGGTGCTCCTTCAGGATTCGGGTTCTCAGAATGTGACCTGAGTGGAAGACATTTAAGCCATAGTTTAGATGTGAAGTGCTGTGTACGAGACAATCTACATGAATATCAGTTTGGAAATTTAGATGATCTGTTTAAATTTATGAAGATGAAGTTTGAATGTCAGACCTGTGGAAAGCTGCTCAGTTCAAAGCTCCGCCTCGAGCGGCATCTGAGGACCCATAGCAGCGAGAGGTCTTTCAGATGTGAGAAATGTGGCAAAGCGTTCCGAAAGGGGTGGCACCTCAACAAACATCGGAAAATCCACGAAGAGAGAAAACTCTATCACTGCGACGAGTGTGGAAAAACCTACAAGCAGAAGACAAATCTCACTCAGCATCAGAAGATGCACACCAAAGAGAGACCCTATAAATGTGAGACATGTGAGAAGACGTTTTTCTGGGTTTCTTCACTCAGTAATCATAAGAAAATCCACAAGGAGGAGAAAGGTTATGAGTGTAATGTATGTGGCAAATCCTTCAAACAAAGCTCAACCTTCAGTCAACACAAACACATTCACTTGCAACACAGACGTTACAGATGCAAGGACTGCACAAAAGCTTTCATTTGCAAGGCGTCTCTCGTGAAACACCAGAGGATACACACGGGCGAGAAGCCCTACAGATGCAGGATATGTGAGAAGGCTTTTTCCCAGAGAGCAAATGCCGTGGATCACGAGAAAATCCATGCTGGGGTGAGGGCTTATGAGTGTGATCTATGTGGCAAGTCCTTTGTGCAGAAGAGTAACCTTGCTCAGCATAAGAAAACGCACACAGGGACGAAGCAGCACGAATGTGATCGgtgtgggaaagctttcttcCTGAAGTCCAACCTCCAAGTGCATCAGAAAATTCACACTGGAGAGAGAGCCTACACGTGTAATGAATGCGAGAAGTCCTTCCGCCGGAAAATACACCTCGAGGTGCATGCAAAAACCCATGCT GAAAAGAAACTTTACAGAAGTTCTGAGTGTAGAAAAGCCCTCACCGACAAGTCATGCCTTTTTAGACACCAGGAAAGAATTCACAAAAGATAG